The Cyanobacterium sp. T60_A2020_053 genome segment TATCTGATTGGCAGGATTTAAGTCAAAAGCCAAATGAGCAAATTTGTCCTATTTTACAGTCAAAACATGATTAAGTATTAGTTTGTAAACTGCCCATCATGGTTAAGTCTTCATTATTTACATTATTTACCGATCGCCAATATCAACATTATCACTAGCGCCAAAAATCGCTTCATAATGACGATAATATTTGAATTCAAGAATATTATAAGCCGGGTCTTGTAGAAAAACCGTGCGATGTTCAGTAATTTCCCCTGCAAATCTCAATCGTGGCGGTTGATAAAATTCTATTTTATGGGTTTCACAGCGCCCGACTAACTCAAACCAAGCGCCCTCCGCCGTAAAAATTAAACCAAAATGACGGGGATATATGCTTTTTGGTGGCAATATCTTTTCTGGGGTGGAGTGCGCTACTAATTGACTACCATAAAAATCAAAAATGATGGCATGGGCATTACTTCTGCCGATTTTAGCACCTAATTGATCTCCATAAAATTTTTTAGTAGCTTCAGCATTTACCATGGGAATTGCTAAATGGAAAATTATTGGGGAATTCATAATTTTTTTATCCAAATTTCAAATTATAGCTTTTTCATAAATATTAGCTATATGTATTATTAACTTAAATCTACTGTGTTTACTATGTCTTTTTCTTAACTGTTAATTAATAAAGATATTAAGAAAATATTTTGTTTAAATCGTGATATGGCTATTCATTAAATGCTTTTTGAGCTTCTAACATAATCGTTTTCAGCGCCCTCCCCGAAGTTTTAGCGAGTGTGACACAATTCTCATATTCTGGCTGAATATTAACAATACCAGCGCCCTTCTCCCCCATCGTGCGCCCTTCACCGCATTATCTCGAATATTCTAAAGATTTTCATTTACAAAATACGGTAAATTTGATAAATTTTCAATAAAATTAGCATTTAAAGGCTTACCAATAAAAGCCACATCAAAAAATTTAAACATTCCACGATGTTGAGGATTATTAACTTCATCATAAAAATTAACTGTTGCAAAACCCACTAAGGGCATATTTTTATGTGGATAACTAATATTATATTTATCCTTAATAGAATTATTAGAAGTAGCTATTTCTAATAATAATTTCCATTTATACGTTTGTCCAGCACGCTCTCTTAAAGATGTTTTTAGCGAAAGAATTAAGCATTTATTCAACTCATTTTTATCATTAATACTATAAATTGCTAAATCCATATCTGGCTTTTGAGTTTCATCATCAACTTTTATCGTTACCATATCAGCAATTAGTTTATAGCAATTAGTTTATTCTTTTTTGGACTGGACGTAATAAATATATTAGACTTAATTAAATTATTTTCTTTTAACTGAAGAAATAAATACTTAATGAGGAGAGAAAAAGCATTTCCCACAATAGACTTTCTAGCTTGAGATTTATCTGTTATTTTTCCATCTAATAATCTTTTATCTAATAAAATTTCAACATTATTTTTAGCAGAATTTAAAACAATATTAAGATAATCTAGTGATTTTTCTAAGCCATATTTTTGAATATACTCATTAAGTATTTCAAGAATCGGTATCATATAATAAGTATTTTCTATTTTGAACAAATCAGTCAACTCACTTTTATTTAAGATACTCATTTTATCCTCTAAAATAACGTTAATTGTTTCTGTCTGCATTGACCTAAACTATATTTATCTACAGTAATTTTAATTTGTTTAATAATAGTATCAACAACAGGTACAACAACAGAATTGCCAAATTGTCGATAGGCTTGGGCATCGGATACTGGGATAATGAAATTATCTGGAAAACCTTGTAATTTGGCACATTCACGAGGAGTTAATCGACGAGGGTTTTTGTTACTTTGTTCAACTAATATTTCTGAACCATCTTTATAATACCTTGCACTTAAAGTTCTTGTATATTCTGATTCTGTGTTGATAATTCCGTAACCAAAACCATTTCCTTTGGCTTGACTATTTTTTTTATGTTGTTGCAAATAATTCCATAACTTATCAGATAAAGTATATTTATTATCGACATTGTTATCGATAATATCTTTTAATTCATATGATCTTTTTCTAGGCAAATTAGGAAATTCAAAATTAATCTGAGAAAAATACTTTTTATTAAAGCAGACGATAAATATTCTCTCTCTATGTTGAGGTACATAATATTTTCCGTCAATTATTTCTGAAAAAACCTCATAATTCCTCGCCGATAATTCATTTGTTATTACCTGCCAGGTATTTCCTTTATCGTGACTTTTTAAATTTTTAACATTTTCTAAAAAAATAATTTTAGGCTCATGATAATCGATTATTCTTAAAAGTTCAAAAAACAAAT includes the following:
- the dcm gene encoding DNA (cytosine-5-)-methyltransferase; protein product: MNLIQIKTSIDLFAGIGGFRIALENNGLCCVYSNDYNKYSCQTYRANFGEIECKDLKDISAENIPNFDLLCAGFPCQPFSIAGVSKKKSLGRKHGFEDEKQGNLFFELLRIIDYHEPKIIFLENVKNLKSHDKGNTWQVITNELSARNYEVFSEIIDGKYYVPQHRERIFIVCFNKKYFSQINFEFPNLPRKRSYELKDIIDNNVDNKYTLSDKLWNYLQQHKKNSQAKGNGFGYGIINTESEYTRTLSARYYKDGSEILVEQSNKNPRRLTPRECAKLQGFPDNFIIPVSDAQAYRQFGNSVVVPVVDTIIKQIKITVDKYSLGQCRQKQLTLF
- a CDS encoding glyoxalase; protein product: MNSPIIFHLAIPMVNAEATKKFYGDQLGAKIGRSNAHAIIFDFYGSQLVAHSTPEKILPPKSIYPRHFGLIFTAEGAWFELVGRCETHKIEFYQPPRLRFAGEITEHRTVFLQDPAYNILEFKYYRHYEAIFGASDNVDIGDR